From Candidatus Binatia bacterium:
TCAGTGACCACACTTGCTACCATTTTCTTTTCGAATCCGGAGAGACCGGTGCCAAACAAGGCGAAGTTATAGGGCTCATTCATCCGCCGGAGCGTGCCGATGAGATTCGTGCGTTGGTTCGTCGGCCGGGGAGTGTTCAGCGCAGCGAAATCGAATCCTTCGTCTCGATCTCACCCGATGAGTTCGACCGCCCCTTCGACTTCAATGACGACCTGAGTCACTTCAAATGGGCTTGGGCGACGGCGGAGAGCTATCGTAAGATTGGGCTCGAGATCTGGAAGCAGGACAAACCCGATCTTCTGATGGTCTACATCGAGGGCGTCGACTCGAGCTCTCATCTCTTTGGGCATCTTTTCCGGGGTTCGGGGTTCGGTGGTGAGATCGCCGAGCAGCATCGACGCTTCGGTAAGACGGTGGAAGCGATGTACGAGTATGCCGACAGTATCGTAGGCCAGTACCTGCAAGGTTTGGGCCGTGAGGACACGTTGGTCGTGCTCTCGGACCACGGGTTCGAGTTGGGCGCTCTTCCGCTGGACCCGAGCAAGACCAGGGATATGCGGCGGGTCAGTGCGGCGAGCCACCGTATCGAAGGTGTGCTCTACCTGTATGGCAGGGACATCGTGCCGGGAAGCAAGATTGAGGATGCGACCCTGATCGACATTGCGCCCACGATCCTCGCACTCGAGGGTATCGCGCCGGCCAAGGACATGCCGGGTCGCGTACTGGGCGAGGCGCTGCGTACACCCGTTCCCGAGCGCACCGTGGAGACCTTCGAGGCATCAAGTGAAGAAGCGGGGAGCAAAATGAGACAGGATGCTTCGGTCGACCCCGCGATCCTCGCGCGACTCGAAGCTTTGGGTTACCTCGAAGCTCAGTCGCCTCGTAGTGGCAAGAACCTCGGGGCCGTTTCGTTTGAGGCCGGTGATTTCGAAGGTGCGGTCCTTACCTACCGGGAGCATTTGAAGAGCAACCCGAACGATGCGGGAGTGCATACCAGCCTTGCCGGGGTCCTCGGTTCCCTCGAGCGTTACGACGAGGCACTTTTTCATCTCGGCGAAGCTCTGCGCTTCAACCCTCTCAACTCAGCCGCGTATCACAATCGGGCGGTGATCCATGAACGTCAAGGTGATCGCGAGAAAGCGATTTCGGATTATCGCAAGGCGATGCGGTATGGCTCGGGCTATGCGCCCTCCCGCAAAGCATTGGTTCGCTTGACTGGCACTGCCCAAGCCGAAGAAATGCGCACCGAAGACGAGAAAGCCGCGGCTCGATTGGCCCATCAGGCCAGTGTATCCGCGCGCAAGGGGCGGTACGACGAAGCGATGGCGCTAATCGATCGGGCCGAGAAAATCGCGCCCGACTTCGCGTTGGTTCATCAATATCGAGCGAACGTCGCGTTTCTTAAGGGTGATCCTGAAGTCGCGCAGGCGTCGCTCGAACGCGCCGTGATGCTCGAACCAGAAAATCCGCTTTTCCAACGGAACTTGAAGGCGGTCAAGTCGGGCTCGCAGAGCCCTGCGGTCCAAGAGTCCGCGCCCGAATCTTGAGGGCACACAATCTGGATGAACCCGGTTCGGGCGAGTGAGGGCCAAGCCAATCGAAGGGAAACGGCAGCTTATCCCTAGGCTGCCTTCTTCCCCTTACTGCCGTCGGAGCTATTGGAACCATCGAGGAGTTTCTGAGAGAGAACGATGCCTGGCCGCGCGACGACTCTCGCGAAGGGTTTTTGTACACCAACAATCATCATGGATTCCTGAAACGGAGGAAGAACGTGCGACCCGGCGTTGCCGTTCTGATTCCGGGGAGTGGCTCTCGAAAATACTCTCCCGAGTGCGGAAGAGCGAAGGGCGACGGGATACCCCATGAAGACTAATTAGTAATTCATCCTTGCCCAATGCATTCGTGGAGCCACACGAGACGTATCGAGGTAAGGAGCCTGGCGAGGGACTCAACCTCATATCGAGTGACAGACTAGGGAACAGGGTCACTAGTTTTGAGAATCACAGTCGAATAGAAAAGAGAATATAGGTTTATTCACTATTGTTAGTGCGATTTGATCGCCGACAGAATCGCAGGCTATTGATTCCCCACCGCGTGGCGGGGACGCACGGGCCGCTAACCCCCAACTGCCCCGCAAAGGGGTAACCATCTATAAACTGGCCCCGAAAGAGCGCGAGCTGTGCAATAGCTTCTACCATTTCTTTGCGATGAGGGCGCAGGGAGTGATGGTGAGCAAGTGGTTTGGAATTCACGCCTCGCAACATCCCTTCGATCTCTGGGTGAGACAGGAAATCATGTCAGAGACGAAACCCAATCTCGTTGTCGAAGCGGGGACCTTTCGTGGTGGTAGCTCGATCATTTGAGCCATGATGCTTGAGCATAGCAACCCTTCGGGCCCTGTGGTTACGATTGATGTTGAAGACAGCCGAGATACCAGGGCCAAGGAGATGCCAATCTACAAGCGCAAGGTGGAGTTTCCTCACGGCAGTTCGACGGCGCCCGCTATCATGGTTTTGTGGCAGCAGGGTCCGCCGACTCGGACTCCGCGACGACGACAACGACCGAGACGACGACTCCATGAGGCAGAAAAGGCGCACGCCAACGGCCGGTAAGGCGCCGTTAGGTCGGCGTGGAGCCAAAAAGGGGCTTCATGTCGGCTATCCGCTCACACCAGAGAGGGCTTGCCAGTTGGTCTGCAGATCATCGGCCCCCCTTGAGGACCGCACCACCATCGCTTTCGCCCGCGCCCTCACGGCAATCACGAGAGGTTTTGAACCGCCACCTCCGGCATGCACGGCTCATTCTACGTAGCCCAATGCGCGCAGGCCTTCGATTTCGCGATCGGAGCGACCCGGGGCGACCTTGGGGGCATTGATCTTTCGTCCCGGATTCTCGCGCCGGCCTATAAGGGCCGGGTAATTATCTTCCTCGATCCACTGGGCGAGCGCCTTGGTAGCCGTATTCTCCGGCCAGTCTTCGGTCCTTGATTCTTTCGTCGGCAGGCTTTTCGTCGTCGGGGCGAGGCTCGGGATTTCGTTCAGCGAGCGGTGGCGTACCACGCCTTTGTCATCGCGCCGTACTATCCATTTTACGTTTCCGACAATCGCAGCGCGTGCCTGTTCCCGCCGGTTGGTCGCCTCGAGCGGCACGGGTGCTTCTGCCGGACGTTCGCCGAGGGGGAACCCTTCGAGTTCGGCGGGAATCGGCAAGGCGAGCCAGGAGAGAATCGAGGGCATGATATCCATCGAGGAAACAGCGGAGGTCAAACGCACAGCCGAGCCTCCTGGCCGTCGTACCGCCAGCGGAACCCGCATCACGCTCTCGGCGATATCGAATCCGTGCGAAAAATACCGGTAGGCATCGGTCATGGACTCGCCGTGATCCGATGTCAAGACGAAGATCGTGTTCGTAACGAGGCTGGCCTCGGCCCAGGCATCGAGCAGGCGCCCGATCTCTCGGTCGGTGTAGGCGATCTCTTCATCGTAGCGGTCGATATAGAGAAGCGCGTCTCCGGGGTCGTTTGCGAGTCGGGTATAGGGTGGAATGCGGCTGGGATCGATTTCGCGCCGCCCTTCGTGATTGTATTCCACCGGCTTGTCTTCCGGCGCGCGATAGGGACCGTGCGGATCGATATAATGAACCCAGAGGAAGAGCGGCCTCACCGAATCTGCGTGGTCCGACAGCCAGTCGAGGGCGGCGTCGGTTGTACGGGAGGCCCGTCTCTCCCAGATGGGCCGCGCTCCTTCCCGCTCATCGACGAAATCGTCGTAATGGTCGAAGCGTTCGTCCAGCCCCATCGCTTCGGCCGTGAGCACGACATTGGAGACGATCGCGGCTGTCTCGTAGCC
This genomic window contains:
- a CDS encoding alkaline phosphatase family protein, whose protein sequence is MRKGRSWVLLLLWPMLLGASSGGASPGRVVVLGIDGLDPDVIALLSSEGKLPNLTKLARDGSFGRLKSSRPILSPIIWTTIATGKNPIEHGIGDFTAINEKSGERLPVTSQMRKVKALWNVLSAAGKSAAVVGWWATWPAESINGVLVSDHTCYHFLFESGETGAKQGEVIGLIHPPERADEIRALVRRPGSVQRSEIESFVSISPDEFDRPFDFNDDLSHFKWAWATAESYRKIGLEIWKQDKPDLLMVYIEGVDSSSHLFGHLFRGSGFGGEIAEQHRRFGKTVEAMYEYADSIVGQYLQGLGREDTLVVLSDHGFELGALPLDPSKTRDMRRVSAASHRIEGVLYLYGRDIVPGSKIEDATLIDIAPTILALEGIAPAKDMPGRVLGEALRTPVPERTVETFEASSEEAGSKMRQDASVDPAILARLEALGYLEAQSPRSGKNLGAVSFEAGDFEGAVLTYREHLKSNPNDAGVHTSLAGVLGSLERYDEALFHLGEALRFNPLNSAAYHNRAVIHERQGDREKAISDYRKAMRYGSGYAPSRKALVRLTGTAQAEEMRTEDEKAAARLAHQASVSARKGRYDEAMALIDRAEKIAPDFALVHQYRANVAFLKGDPEVAQASLERAVMLEPENPLFQRNLKAVKSGSQSPAVQESAPES
- a CDS encoding sulfatase — its product is MRQAANVRSEQHGMTPRQLLGVFLGAGLIAAIAAFATVEYFSTDKQATPGPQAARPNVVLISVDTLRPDHLSLYGYPRKTSPFIDEFFREGEIWENVYAAEASTAPSIASILTGRMPQRHGVRLFYQRLGAEIPTLADLLGEHGYETAAIVSNVVLTAEAMGLDERFDHYDDFVDEREGARPIWERRASRTTDAALDWLSDHADSVRPLFLWVHYIDPHGPYRAPEDKPVEYNHEGRREIDPSRIPPYTRLANDPGDALLYIDRYDEEIAYTDREIGRLLDAWAEASLVTNTIFVLTSDHGESMTDAYRYFSHGFDIAESVMRVPLAVRRPGGSAVRLTSAVSSMDIMPSILSWLALPIPAELEGFPLGERPAEAPVPLEATNRREQARAAIVGNVKWIVRRDDKGVVRHRSLNEIPSLAPTTKSLPTKESRTEDWPENTATKALAQWIEEDNYPALIGRRENPGRKINAPKVAPGRSDREIEGLRALGYVE